Proteins encoded within one genomic window of Microbacterium soli:
- a CDS encoding mismatch-specific DNA-glycosylase, with amino-acid sequence MPAHTGDSGMVRGTTSADIRPDLDSIVLTLHTPPDGAASAENRDDGAMPSRSDHAAERPRFTRAELSAFTGGTLPDLLPDPTLLLFAGINPGLLSVAVQAHFAPRGNRFFPALAAAGIVDRRIDASAGMLPADEEHLRSRGVGITSIVRGATSRASELTAAQLRAGGADLRERVAGIRPRVVALLGITAYRTAFDAPHALVGRQPGDWDGAEVWVVPNPSGLNRHHTTADLAQAYREVALRAGIRPPA; translated from the coding sequence GTGCCCGCGCACACCGGTGACAGCGGCATGGTCCGCGGAACGACGTCGGCGGACATCCGCCCGGATCTCGACAGCATCGTGCTCACCCTACACACGCCACCGGACGGCGCGGCGAGCGCGGAGAACCGCGATGATGGAGCCATGCCCTCCCGCAGCGATCATGCCGCCGAACGCCCGCGTTTCACCCGCGCCGAGCTGTCGGCGTTCACGGGCGGGACGCTGCCGGATCTCCTCCCCGACCCCACCCTGCTGCTGTTCGCGGGCATCAACCCCGGCCTGCTGTCGGTGGCCGTCCAGGCGCACTTCGCACCCCGCGGCAACCGGTTCTTCCCCGCCCTCGCGGCGGCGGGCATCGTCGACCGCCGGATCGATGCCTCCGCCGGCATGCTGCCCGCCGATGAAGAGCATCTTCGCAGCCGCGGCGTCGGGATCACGAGCATCGTCCGCGGCGCCACGTCCAGGGCATCCGAGCTCACCGCCGCCCAGCTGCGCGCGGGCGGCGCGGATCTGCGCGAGCGCGTCGCCGGCATCCGTCCGCGCGTGGTCGCGCTGCTGGGGATCACCGCCTACCGGACCGCGTTCGACGCCCCGCACGCCCTGGTCGGCCGGCAGCCCGGCGACTGGGACGGCGCCGAGGTGTGGGTGGTCCCCAACCCCAGCGGCCTGAACCGGCACCACACCACCGCCGATCTCGCACAGGCCTACCGCGAGGTCGCGCTGCGCGCGGGGATCCGTCCGCCGGCCTGA
- a CDS encoding dGTP triphosphohydrolase, giving the protein MPQDSPDPRQARRLPETLDEFQRAEGHPNFRVDVERIRFSPFYSRLSAVTQVISQAGAGLAVNNRLTHSVKVAAVARAIATHLSTRTDERGRIVAELGGAHPVVVQAAAAAHDLGHPPFGHLGEQTLDRLARTRFGLAEGFEGNAQTYRILTRLDEHDRPGVGLNLTAAVRAAVLKYPWLRGEGGTRRGGASKFNFYAIDEPDARRALSAYPLIEPGQQTVECSIMDISDDIAYSLHDLDDFYRADLLNPAALSAEFRAWRRDLARLRAAEVEALAADTRTPGHSLELLWRRMQEKDAWIADPDAFSEAVAKVAAEVVDGLVAEPFDGSLASERSLARFTSGWIARLQSSVEVHRHPDARSGHVRLSRTAWHEVGVLKFLHERFILERPDLTVYQRGQAGVLERLVDGFTAWLDDPRDARRAPRRLIDLVELATDDYRMLRRDAPEMTDPHTDADLDRLGRGRGIIDYVASLTDAQAVSLDALLAGHTERLWDAGQGL; this is encoded by the coding sequence ATGCCCCAGGACTCCCCCGATCCCCGTCAGGCGCGACGCCTGCCCGAGACTCTCGACGAGTTCCAGCGCGCGGAGGGGCATCCGAACTTCCGGGTGGATGTGGAGCGCATCCGCTTCTCCCCCTTCTACTCGCGGCTCTCCGCCGTCACCCAGGTGATCTCACAGGCGGGCGCGGGGCTGGCGGTGAACAACCGGCTCACCCACTCGGTCAAAGTCGCCGCCGTGGCTCGGGCGATCGCCACCCACCTGTCCACGCGCACCGACGAGCGCGGCCGGATCGTCGCCGAGCTCGGCGGTGCGCATCCGGTCGTCGTGCAGGCCGCCGCGGCCGCGCACGATCTCGGCCATCCGCCGTTCGGGCACCTCGGCGAGCAGACGCTCGACCGGCTGGCCCGCACCCGGTTCGGGCTCGCGGAGGGCTTCGAGGGCAACGCCCAGACCTACCGCATCCTCACACGTCTCGACGAGCACGATCGGCCCGGCGTCGGCCTCAACCTCACCGCCGCGGTGCGCGCGGCCGTACTGAAGTACCCCTGGCTGCGCGGCGAGGGCGGCACACGTCGCGGCGGCGCGAGCAAGTTCAACTTCTATGCGATCGACGAGCCGGACGCCCGGCGCGCGCTCTCCGCCTACCCGCTGATCGAACCGGGCCAGCAGACCGTGGAGTGCTCCATCATGGACATCTCGGACGACATCGCGTACTCGCTGCACGACCTCGACGACTTCTACCGCGCCGACCTGCTGAACCCCGCCGCCCTGTCGGCGGAGTTCCGCGCGTGGCGTCGGGATCTCGCCCGACTGCGCGCCGCCGAGGTCGAAGCCCTCGCGGCAGACACCCGGACCCCCGGTCATTCGCTGGAGCTGCTGTGGCGGCGGATGCAGGAGAAGGACGCCTGGATCGCCGACCCGGATGCCTTCAGCGAGGCTGTCGCGAAGGTGGCCGCCGAGGTCGTCGACGGGCTCGTCGCGGAGCCGTTCGACGGCTCGCTGGCCAGTGAGCGGTCGCTCGCGCGGTTCACGTCGGGCTGGATCGCCCGGCTGCAGTCCTCCGTGGAGGTGCACCGGCATCCGGATGCCCGCTCCGGCCATGTGCGACTCAGCAGGACGGCTTGGCATGAGGTCGGCGTGCTGAAGTTCCTGCACGAGAGGTTCATCCTCGAGCGCCCCGACCTCACGGTGTACCAGCGGGGTCAGGCGGGTGTGCTCGAGCGGCTCGTGGACGGGTTCACCGCTTGGCTCGACGATCCACGCGACGCCCGGCGCGCACCACGACGGCTGATCGACCTCGTCGAGCTGGCGACGGACGATTACCGGATGCTGCGCAGGGACGCCCCCGAGATGACCGACCCGCACACGGATGCCGATCTCGACCGGCTCGGCCGGGGCCGCGGCATCATCGACTACGTCGCGTCGCTGACCGATGCGCAGGCCGTCTCGCTGGACGCCCTGCTCGCCGGGCACACCGAGCGGCTGTGGGATGCCGGGCAGGGACTGTGA
- a CDS encoding alpha-L-glutamate ligase, whose product MTEPRVYIIHENPQWIPPLAAAFAAEGVPIESWSLTDGSIDLSAEPPQGVFWSRLSASAHTRDHGASKEYGRAVLRWLESWGRTVIDGSRVLELEVSKAAQHAALRRAGIDVPRTIAVFGTADLSRRARELPAPFMSKHNQGGKGLGVRRFDSHDEFDAWVSGPDFEPSPDGITLLQEHLAAREPFVTRAEFVNGELVYAVRVDTSDGSFELCPAEACALPSAADEPPLPMFTLRRDIDPALIAQYRGFLAAEGIDIAGIEFIETVDGRTVTYDVNTNTNYNPDVEAESPRSAPREIARWLGSLLPALAQV is encoded by the coding sequence ATGACCGAGCCCCGCGTCTACATCATCCACGAGAACCCCCAATGGATCCCGCCGCTGGCGGCCGCGTTCGCCGCGGAAGGCGTGCCGATCGAGTCCTGGTCGCTGACCGACGGCTCCATCGACCTGTCTGCCGAGCCGCCGCAGGGCGTGTTCTGGTCGAGGCTGAGCGCCTCCGCGCACACGCGCGATCACGGCGCCTCGAAGGAGTACGGCCGGGCCGTGCTGCGCTGGCTGGAGTCGTGGGGGCGGACCGTCATCGACGGCAGCCGCGTCCTCGAGCTCGAGGTCAGCAAGGCCGCCCAGCATGCGGCGCTGCGCCGTGCCGGCATCGACGTCCCCCGCACGATCGCCGTGTTCGGGACCGCGGACCTCTCCCGGCGCGCGCGCGAGCTGCCCGCACCGTTCATGTCCAAGCACAACCAGGGCGGCAAGGGGCTGGGCGTGCGCCGGTTCGACAGCCACGACGAGTTCGACGCCTGGGTATCGGGCCCCGACTTCGAGCCCTCCCCCGACGGCATCACCCTGCTGCAGGAGCATCTCGCCGCCCGGGAGCCCTTCGTGACCCGCGCCGAGTTCGTGAACGGCGAGCTCGTGTACGCGGTCCGGGTGGACACCAGCGACGGATCCTTCGAGCTGTGCCCGGCGGAGGCCTGCGCGCTGCCCTCCGCCGCCGACGAGCCGCCGCTGCCGATGTTCACGCTGCGCCGCGACATCGACCCCGCACTGATCGCTCAGTATCGCGGCTTCCTCGCCGCGGAGGGGATCGACATCGCCGGCATCGAGTTCATCGAGACCGTCGACGGGCGCACGGTCACCTACGACGTCAACACCAACACCAACTACAACCCGGACGTCGAGGCGGAGTCCCCCCGCTCGGCGCCCCGCGAGATCGCCCGCTGGCTGGGCTCCCTGCTGCCCGCACTCGCACAGGTCTGA
- a CDS encoding acyl-CoA dehydrogenase family protein has product MTDQTSTGADLEELRARFRPLFERIAQGAAERDASRELPRELIRELADAGFGAVRVPRSHGGAGASLPQLIELLTDLAAADSNLPQALRGHFALVEDRLVAHAHADQSVWFERFVAGQLGGNAWTEIGAVEVGDVGTKVRESDGVLTVSGTKYYSTGSIFADWLDVFAQRESDGVRVIALVPADQPGVALLDDWDGFGQRTTGSGTTVLTDARVEASDVIDFSERFRYQTAFYQLVLLATLAGIAENAAAEFAAQAQRRTRVYSHGAGDVWNQDPLIHQVIGKATAQGFAARAVAVRAAQAAQDAYLAAFADDEAAERDANIRAELDSAQGQIVITAIAQEATSHVFDALGASAAGGGKQLDRFWRNARTVSSHNPVVFKERIVGDWAINGTEPPYVWAIGAQRATTAG; this is encoded by the coding sequence ATGACCGACCAGACATCCACCGGGGCTGATCTCGAGGAGCTGCGCGCACGATTCCGGCCGCTCTTCGAGCGGATCGCCCAGGGCGCGGCGGAGCGGGACGCCTCGCGGGAACTGCCCCGCGAGCTCATCCGCGAACTCGCGGATGCCGGGTTCGGCGCTGTGCGCGTGCCGCGCAGCCACGGGGGCGCGGGCGCGAGCCTTCCGCAGCTCATCGAGCTGCTGACCGACCTCGCCGCCGCGGATTCCAACCTGCCGCAGGCGCTGCGCGGCCACTTCGCGCTCGTGGAGGACCGGCTGGTCGCCCACGCGCACGCCGATCAGAGCGTCTGGTTCGAGAGGTTCGTCGCCGGACAGCTGGGCGGCAATGCATGGACCGAGATCGGTGCGGTCGAGGTCGGGGACGTGGGCACGAAGGTGCGCGAGTCGGACGGCGTCCTGACGGTGTCCGGCACGAAGTACTACAGCACCGGCAGCATCTTCGCGGACTGGCTGGACGTGTTCGCGCAGCGGGAGTCCGACGGCGTGCGCGTCATCGCGCTCGTGCCCGCCGACCAGCCCGGGGTGGCCCTGCTGGACGACTGGGACGGCTTCGGGCAGCGCACCACGGGAAGCGGCACGACGGTGCTCACGGACGCTCGCGTGGAGGCATCCGACGTCATCGACTTCTCCGAGCGGTTCCGCTACCAGACCGCCTTCTACCAGCTGGTGCTGCTGGCGACGCTCGCGGGCATCGCCGAGAACGCCGCCGCGGAGTTCGCGGCGCAGGCGCAGCGCCGCACCCGGGTGTACAGCCACGGGGCCGGCGACGTCTGGAACCAGGACCCGCTCATCCACCAGGTGATCGGGAAGGCGACCGCGCAGGGCTTCGCCGCCCGGGCCGTCGCCGTGCGCGCCGCGCAGGCCGCGCAGGACGCGTACCTGGCGGCGTTCGCGGATGACGAGGCCGCGGAGCGGGATGCCAACATCCGCGCCGAGCTCGACTCCGCGCAGGGGCAGATCGTCATCACCGCGATCGCGCAGGAGGCGACCTCGCATGTCTTCGACGCGCTCGGCGCGTCGGCGGCGGGCGGGGGCAAGCAGCTCGACCGGTTCTGGCGCAATGCGCGGACGGTGTCCTCGCACAACCCCGTCGTGTTCAAGGAGCGCATCGTCGGCGACTGGGCGATCAACGGCACCGAGCCGCCGTACGTGTGGGCCATCGGCGCGCAGCGGGCGACGACCGCCGGGTGA